A single Ignavibacteriales bacterium DNA region contains:
- a CDS encoding nucleotide exchange factor GrpE: protein MTVNDSMKEMNEKEKPEEQNSEAAGAETPLQEEGIPSLNTELIDEIAYRDTLKQDFDALTAKYNELAERTELAEKNYEEANGKYMRLRAEFDNYKRRTQQEKEKDFKYAAESFLRKLIPVVDDFDRSMQFVESGADPAKLAEGIKLVYDKLQKTLAEEQVKKFESLHKPFDVEYHIALMKQPSAEHPTDTVVQEFLPGYMYKDKILRHAQVVVSEHPEEAEAQGSGNAENGTSSEGSN, encoded by the coding sequence GTGACAGTAAATGATTCCATGAAAGAGATGAACGAAAAGGAAAAACCAGAAGAGCAGAACAGCGAAGCGGCCGGGGCTGAAACCCCGCTGCAGGAGGAGGGCATTCCTTCCTTAAACACTGAACTGATTGATGAGATTGCTTACAGGGATACCCTGAAGCAGGATTTTGACGCGCTCACGGCTAAATATAATGAGCTGGCAGAACGCACTGAGCTTGCTGAAAAAAACTATGAAGAAGCTAACGGCAAGTATATGCGGCTTCGCGCTGAGTTTGATAATTATAAGAGAAGAACACAGCAGGAGAAGGAAAAGGATTTTAAGTACGCGGCCGAGTCGTTCCTCCGCAAACTGATACCCGTGGTGGATGATTTTGACCGTTCGATGCAGTTTGTTGAGTCGGGCGCCGACCCTGCAAAACTGGCCGAAGGTATTAAGCTTGTATATGACAAGCTGCAGAAAACCCTGGCTGAGGAGCAGGTGAAAAAATTTGAATCGCTGCATAAGCCCTTTGATGTGGAGTATCACATCGCGCTGATGAAGCAGCCGAGCGCGGAGCATCCGACCGATACGGTTGTGCAGGAGTTCCTCCCCGGATATATGTATAAGGATAAAATTCTGCGTCACGCGCAGGTGGTGGTCTCAGAGCATCCTGAAGAGGCGGAAGCACAGGGCTCCGGTAATGCTGAAAACGGAACATCTTCTGAGGGAAGCAACTGA
- the dnaJ gene encoding molecular chaperone DnaJ has translation MQKRDYYEILGIGRDASKDDIKKAYRKLAMQYHPDRNPDDKSAEEKFKEATEAYEVLSDDEKRQRYNQFGHAGLKGGQDFHGFSNMNDIFSRFSDIFGSSSIFDEFFGQGGGAQRQGRRRGQGVPGSDLRVTLKLTLEEIATGVTKKIKLKKFIRCGKCSGKGSDGGSSAKTCPACNGQGEVRQVSRSVFGQFVNITTCANCNGEGTVIDKPCVTCKGDGRVQSEETLEIQVPAGVSNDSYMTLRGQGNAGIRGGQNGDVIVVFQEIRHEHFERDGDDVIYNLLLSFPDLVMGTEVEVPTLKGKVKLTIDPGSQPGKFLRMKDKGIPHVNRGGTGDQLVRLNVVVPKKVNSKEKDLLRELADMPNIKAPGSGESEKKSKWF, from the coding sequence ATGCAGAAAAGAGATTATTATGAAATACTTGGCATCGGGCGGGATGCTTCCAAGGATGATATAAAGAAGGCGTACCGCAAGCTGGCCATGCAGTATCATCCGGACCGCAATCCTGATGATAAATCAGCAGAAGAAAAATTCAAGGAAGCCACCGAGGCCTATGAAGTGCTGAGCGATGATGAAAAGCGCCAGCGCTATAATCAGTTCGGTCACGCTGGCCTGAAGGGGGGGCAGGATTTCCACGGCTTCTCGAACATGAACGATATCTTCAGCCGCTTTTCCGATATTTTTGGTTCCTCCTCCATCTTTGATGAATTCTTCGGGCAGGGGGGCGGCGCTCAGCGGCAGGGGAGAAGAAGAGGGCAGGGGGTACCCGGGAGCGACCTCCGCGTTACTCTTAAACTCACCCTTGAAGAAATTGCAACCGGCGTAACCAAAAAAATTAAGTTGAAGAAATTTATCCGCTGCGGCAAATGCAGCGGTAAGGGCTCAGACGGCGGCTCAAGCGCCAAAACCTGTCCGGCTTGTAACGGTCAGGGGGAGGTGCGCCAGGTCTCCCGTTCGGTCTTCGGGCAGTTTGTGAATATTACCACCTGCGCCAACTGTAACGGCGAGGGTACCGTGATTGACAAGCCATGCGTTACCTGCAAAGGGGACGGCCGTGTGCAGTCGGAAGAAACGCTGGAGATTCAGGTGCCGGCCGGTGTCAGCAATGACAGTTACATGACCCTGCGGGGCCAGGGGAATGCCGGTATCCGCGGCGGGCAGAATGGTGATGTGATTGTGGTATTTCAGGAGATACGCCATGAGCATTTTGAGCGTGACGGCGATGATGTGATTTATAATCTCCTCCTCAGCTTCCCTGATCTGGTGATGGGCACCGAGGTGGAGGTACCTACCCTTAAAGGGAAGGTAAAGCTGACCATTGATCCGGGCTCTCAGCCAGGCAAGTTCCTCAGGATGAAGGATAAGGGAATTCCGCACGTTAACCGAGGCGGCACGGGGGATCAGCTGGTCCGGCTGAATGTGGTTGTCCCGAAAAAAGTGAATTCAAAAGAGAAGGATCTGCTGAGGGAGCTTGCTGATATGCCGAACATAAAGGCGCCGGGAAGCGGAGAGAGTGAAAAAAAATCGAAGTGGTTCTGA
- a CDS encoding helix-hairpin-helix domain-containing protein, which translates to MIRKLSRKFSLTGHETAALLIMLGFVLGGMLLSGFKERGDSPSFDYSGEEELFRQLAEGDYPQNNKEIIGGDIDSLSVVSEFNKDNLKKNKTEKLVSGQKLNINTADLEELCRLPGIGEKTAQKIIRLRSRLGSFSSVNQLLSVQGIGEKKLEQIKPYLSF; encoded by the coding sequence GTGATCAGAAAACTGAGCCGTAAATTCAGTCTCACAGGGCATGAGACAGCCGCTCTGCTGATTATGCTTGGTTTTGTGCTGGGGGGTATGCTGCTAAGCGGCTTTAAGGAGAGGGGTGATTCCCCCTCTTTTGATTATTCAGGGGAGGAGGAGCTCTTCCGGCAGCTTGCTGAAGGAGATTATCCGCAAAATAACAAAGAAATAATCGGCGGGGATATTGACTCTCTGTCCGTTGTTTCGGAATTTAACAAGGATAATCTTAAAAAAAATAAAACTGAGAAACTGGTCTCAGGTCAGAAGCTAAATATAAACACCGCTGATCTTGAGGAATTGTGCAGACTCCCCGGCATCGGGGAAAAAACGGCGCAAAAGATTATCCGGCTGCGCAGCCGTCTTGGTTCATTTTCGTCGGTTAATCAGCTCCTTTCCGTGCAAGGTATAGGAGAAAAAAAACTGGAACAGATAAAACCTTATTTAAGTTTTTAA
- the rsmD gene encoding 16S rRNA (guanine(966)-N(2))-methyltransferase RsmD, giving the protein MRLRIITGKYGGRFIEAPATNDTRPTTEKNRGAIYNILSNMIDFEDITGADLYAGSGALGFEMVSRGAALVHFVEKSAKVARNLERNIETLKAEIHCAVHLRACTDFIRGYSGTPLSLIVADPPFFQYDIYQVFEAVRSSNVLAPEGIFLVERSVQTAEKDQEHFRLEPYRRMGDSLIYIYRNEA; this is encoded by the coding sequence ATGCGCCTGAGAATCATCACCGGAAAATACGGCGGCAGGTTTATTGAAGCCCCCGCCACCAACGACACACGCCCCACTACCGAAAAGAACCGCGGAGCAATATATAACATCCTTTCCAACATGATTGATTTTGAGGATATCACCGGTGCTGATCTTTACGCAGGCTCCGGCGCTCTCGGCTTTGAGATGGTAAGCCGCGGTGCAGCTCTGGTGCACTTTGTTGAAAAGAGCGCAAAGGTGGCGCGGAATCTGGAAAGGAATATCGAAACCCTTAAAGCTGAAATCCACTGCGCGGTTCATCTGCGGGCCTGCACCGATTTTATCAGAGGATACTCCGGCACGCCTCTTTCGCTGATTGTGGCTGACCCTCCCTTTTTTCAGTATGATATATATCAGGTATTTGAGGCGGTCCGGTCTTCAAACGTTCTGGCTCCTGAAGGAATCTTTCTTGTTGAGCGCTCTGTGCAGACTGCTGAAAAAGACCAGGAGCACTTCCGGCTTGAACCGTACCGCAGGATGGGGGATTCTCTTATTTATATATACCGCAATGAAGCGTAA
- a CDS encoding T9SS type A sorting domain-containing protein, which yields MNRTAGWGILLFIYTAMKRKSFLFFFLLFCATAYPQQFTRSVDYAQFTDSLTLLQNVFSGGQNNIRTQFADIDGDGDPDMIFLDGDGTFGWYKNAGTPAQAVYILQTEFFEGGDMLNWFRLADTDGDGDLDLFTGASDNQVRYFQNTGSAAVPRYTLTADPLLTASGQPVISESGCHPAFTDADGDGDLDFVTGNSTGTLTFYKNIGTPQQFAFEFITDTWLNIIIIGGGGTQRHGASSIEFGDIDGDGDRDMLWGDFFGKSIYFLENTGSAVNPVYIVRSEAFPVNQDSVITSGFNMPRLADMDADGDLDLFVSVLYDPTVPQALMFFENMGTPASHDFRLRNPDYLSTVDAGIQSFISMADIDNDGREDIFLSNAQNPEGSVWYFRNISSSGNTRFELVTKEFAGIRGELSLAAEFGDLNGDGLKDILVGNFNGTVSFFQNTGTLTLPQFAPPVLLTDSSGQVIDIGIYARPRLCDIDGDLDPDLVIGAFNGRIRIFRNTGTLQQFRFTIADDQFALPDIGDNSSPFLYDFDRDGRTDLFAGNKNGNIWYFRNTGTASSPVWQQVTQDFLPALSGIDVTPFLTDFDLDGDPDLLAGNYRGGILLWLNDEITSVKNESAIAGDYGILRTWPNPFNPAFFIEYQAPAQEEITITLFTPAGEMVKTLYSGGAEQGKNRFSVNFTGLGLSSGAYFLQIRGKSGLTTAKITFLK from the coding sequence TTGAACCGTACCGCAGGATGGGGGATTCTCTTATTTATATATACCGCAATGAAGCGTAAGAGCTTCCTTTTCTTCTTCCTTCTTTTCTGCGCCACGGCTTACCCACAGCAGTTTACCCGCTCGGTTGATTACGCTCAGTTTACTGATTCACTCACTCTGCTGCAGAATGTCTTTTCCGGCGGGCAGAATAACATCAGAACCCAGTTTGCCGATATTGACGGAGACGGCGACCCTGACATGATTTTCCTTGACGGAGACGGCACTTTCGGGTGGTATAAGAACGCCGGCACTCCGGCTCAGGCGGTATATATACTTCAGACGGAGTTCTTTGAGGGGGGCGATATGCTCAACTGGTTCCGCCTTGCCGATACCGACGGTGACGGCGACCTTGACCTGTTCACCGGAGCGAGTGATAATCAGGTGCGCTATTTTCAGAATACCGGCTCCGCCGCGGTGCCCAGATATACGCTTACTGCTGATCCTCTCCTCACTGCATCCGGGCAGCCGGTTATCAGCGAGAGCGGCTGCCATCCCGCATTCACTGACGCTGACGGTGACGGTGATCTTGATTTTGTAACCGGCAACTCCACCGGCACTCTTACCTTTTATAAAAACATCGGAACTCCTCAGCAGTTTGCGTTTGAGTTTATAACCGATACCTGGCTGAATATCATCATTATCGGAGGCGGTGGTACGCAGCGCCACGGAGCGAGTTCCATAGAGTTCGGCGATATAGACGGCGACGGCGACCGAGATATGCTCTGGGGGGATTTCTTTGGCAAGAGTATTTACTTTCTGGAGAATACCGGCTCGGCGGTTAATCCTGTATATATTGTACGCTCTGAAGCATTCCCCGTGAATCAGGACAGCGTTATCACATCCGGCTTTAATATGCCGCGCCTTGCTGATATGGACGCGGATGGTGATCTTGATCTTTTCGTCTCAGTGCTCTATGACCCCACAGTTCCTCAGGCGCTGATGTTTTTTGAGAATATGGGTACTCCCGCTTCGCATGATTTCCGCCTGCGTAACCCGGATTACCTCAGTACGGTGGATGCAGGTATTCAGAGTTTTATCAGCATGGCGGATATAGATAACGACGGCAGGGAAGATATATTTCTCTCGAACGCGCAGAATCCGGAAGGCTCGGTATGGTATTTCAGGAATATATCCTCCTCCGGTAACACCCGGTTTGAACTGGTTACAAAGGAGTTTGCCGGAATCCGCGGTGAACTTTCCCTTGCCGCGGAGTTTGGCGACCTGAACGGAGACGGCCTGAAGGATATCCTGGTTGGAAATTTTAACGGCACAGTTTCTTTTTTTCAGAATACCGGAACCCTAACATTACCACAGTTTGCCCCTCCGGTGCTTCTGACTGATAGTTCCGGTCAGGTTATTGATATTGGTATATACGCCCGCCCCCGGCTGTGTGATATAGACGGTGATCTTGACCCTGATCTGGTCATCGGGGCATTTAACGGCAGAATCCGGATTTTCCGCAATACCGGCACCCTGCAGCAGTTTCGCTTCACCATCGCTGACGATCAGTTTGCTCTCCCTGATATCGGTGATAACTCTTCTCCCTTTCTTTATGACTTTGACCGGGACGGCAGGACTGACCTTTTTGCCGGAAACAAAAACGGCAATATCTGGTATTTCAGAAACACCGGCACTGCCTCTTCTCCGGTCTGGCAGCAGGTGACACAGGATTTTCTCCCCGCGCTCAGCGGCATTGACGTAACTCCCTTCCTGACTGATTTTGACCTGGATGGCGACCCTGACCTGCTGGCTGGCAATTACCGGGGCGGCATTCTCCTCTGGCTGAACGATGAAATTACTTCCGTTAAAAATGAATCCGCCATTGCCGGGGATTATGGCATTCTGAGGACCTGGCCCAATCCGTTTAATCCGGCATTCTTTATTGAGTACCAAGCCCCTGCTCAGGAGGAGATAACCATTACGCTCTTTACCCCCGCCGGAGAAATGGTAAAAACACTCTATTCCGGAGGTGCAGAGCAGGGAAAAAACCGGTTTTCAGTGAATTTTACCGGTCTGGGGCTTTCCTCGGGTGCTTATTTCCTTCAAATCCGGGGTAAATCAGGCCTCACCACCGCCAAAATTACTTTTCTTAAATGA
- a CDS encoding choice-of-anchor B family protein — MNRVFLLLLVLPFFAAAQIQNVTLLGRFHPQQGQGTDYNDCWGYVDSQGREYAIMGAQNGTYFVNITNPAQPVQVGYIPGPSSIWRDIKTHSHYAYITTEGTGTGQGLQIVDLSNLPASVTLVNTLTTWFTRAHNIYIDNGYAYVIGTNNGGGMHILDLSNPANPVRTALYNTSGYIHDVYVWNDTVYAASEDTYDVVDVTNKSNPQRVSQSAALSGIYAHSGWMTEDKRYFIGAEEFNVRDITVWDLQDRTSWDLKVGQWQMPGNSPVHNIFVKGHFAHISYYKDGYVVLDVSNPLNPVKVGQYDTYSGTSGTYEGAWGAYPYFPSGNVIISDISTGLYIVDFTLDNVTPVELVSFSAVQQGASVQLEWATASEVNNRGFEIERSSDNQNWSAVGFVSGNGTITETSRYTFSDAYPAEGKAWYRLVQHDYDGAKAIHTPVEVFYDRNLAVSGFSLQQNYPNPFNPSTRITFSVTDAAQVTLKVYDLLGREIAVLVNGVVERGTHTQEFSASGLSSGIYIYELRSGNFVERRTMNLLK, encoded by the coding sequence TTGAACCGTGTGTTTTTGCTTTTGCTTGTTTTGCCGTTTTTTGCCGCCGCCCAGATTCAGAATGTGACTCTGCTCGGCCGCTTCCATCCTCAGCAGGGTCAGGGAACTGACTATAATGACTGCTGGGGCTACGTTGACTCCCAGGGGCGTGAATACGCCATAATGGGGGCTCAGAACGGTACCTATTTTGTCAACATAACCAATCCCGCGCAGCCAGTGCAGGTTGGGTATATACCGGGACCAAGTTCCATCTGGCGTGATATCAAAACTCACAGCCATTACGCGTATATCACCACCGAGGGTACCGGAACCGGACAGGGTCTGCAGATTGTTGACCTCTCCAATCTTCCTGCAAGTGTTACCCTGGTCAATACCCTTACCACATGGTTTACCCGTGCACATAACATTTATATAGATAACGGTTATGCCTATGTGATCGGCACCAATAACGGCGGCGGTATGCACATCCTTGATCTGAGCAATCCGGCTAATCCCGTCAGAACGGCTCTTTACAATACCAGCGGATATATCCATGATGTGTATGTCTGGAATGATACCGTGTATGCGGCAAGCGAAGATACCTACGATGTGGTTGATGTTACCAATAAATCCAATCCCCAGCGGGTCAGCCAGAGCGCGGCTCTCAGCGGCATCTATGCTCACAGCGGCTGGATGACAGAGGATAAAAGATATTTCATCGGGGCAGAGGAGTTTAATGTCCGCGATATTACCGTATGGGATCTGCAGGACAGAACCTCATGGGATCTGAAGGTAGGCCAGTGGCAGATGCCGGGGAACAGTCCCGTGCATAATATTTTTGTAAAGGGTCACTTTGCGCATATATCCTATTATAAGGATGGCTATGTGGTGCTTGATGTCTCCAATCCGCTTAACCCGGTTAAAGTCGGGCAGTATGATACCTACTCCGGTACCTCCGGCACCTATGAAGGGGCGTGGGGTGCGTATCCTTATTTTCCGTCAGGAAACGTGATTATCTCCGATATCAGCACCGGTTTATATATTGTTGATTTCACGCTTGATAATGTAACTCCGGTTGAACTGGTTTCCTTCAGCGCCGTGCAGCAGGGTGCTTCAGTGCAGCTTGAATGGGCAACCGCTTCGGAAGTGAATAACCGCGGATTTGAAATCGAACGCTCTTCCGACAACCAGAACTGGTCTGCTGTCGGGTTTGTCTCCGGAAACGGTACGATAACCGAAACCAGCAGATATACTTTCAGTGATGCATACCCAGCGGAAGGAAAAGCCTGGTACCGTCTGGTACAGCATGATTATGACGGGGCTAAAGCGATTCATACTCCTGTTGAAGTATTCTATGACCGCAATTTGGCTGTATCAGGATTCAGTCTGCAGCAGAACTACCCGAATCCGTTTAATCCGTCAACGCGCATCACCTTTTCAGTGACAGATGCAGCACAGGTCACGCTTAAGGTATATGATCTGTTGGGACGTGAGATAGCAGTCCTGGTAAACGGTGTGGTTGAACGCGGCACCCATACACAGGAGTTTTCTGCTTCCGGTTTAAGTTCAGGAATTTATATATATGAGCTTCGTTCAGGTAATTTTGTTGAACGCAGGACGATGAATCTGCTTAAATAA
- a CDS encoding MarR family transcriptional regulator — MFSAFLEKYKDNILGVVSCFDRIIISGTMPGWRYPGAMKFFLLKHKIKFVDYTKFAKSVRDKINAQMETLSAKTRVPIVYIRSPRLVNKENTVKKIISEKNLKQGIVAIFSIMESCDGYQTTWNKITHTGDVRARSSKCLHYYLYFLDKYLGLCFIRIPTWLPCKVQLYFNGHNLLAYKLRKNRIMYILQDNVFTYLSDFQKAQKLSDKISAGNLHSGLKAFMRRYLPVFAEYRQWPEWTFTQAEYATDIVFKDKHRMKHLYDELILRCIHLVKPGNIATFFNRSLAAHYEQEVTTHYNKMIHGTRVKHAIGANSVKMYDKAPGVLRIETTVNNIKAFRIYRMVKTRQGTITWKKAEMKKSIYSIHPLRKECTAVNSRYLDFLASFDDTSAGRMNLEQLSNPLKDNGRSVKGINFFDKQEQDVLIAVHCGSNALNGIRNKTLRENLGDNYSSAKVSRILTRLRKHNLIEKVPNTHCYHITKLGLSTIPCGLYIRELELPAILSKVA; from the coding sequence ATGTTCTCGGCTTTTCTGGAAAAATATAAAGACAATATTCTCGGTGTTGTAAGTTGTTTTGACCGGATTATTATCAGTGGAACAATGCCAGGCTGGAGATATCCGGGAGCAATGAAATTTTTTTTGCTCAAACACAAGATCAAGTTTGTGGACTATACGAAATTTGCTAAATCCGTCCGTGATAAAATTAATGCACAAATGGAGACTCTTAGTGCAAAAACCCGGGTTCCTATTGTCTATATCAGGAGTCCGAGACTGGTCAACAAAGAAAATACAGTCAAAAAAATCATTTCTGAAAAGAACCTCAAGCAAGGCATTGTTGCGATTTTCTCAATTATGGAATCTTGCGACGGATATCAGACCACCTGGAACAAGATCACTCATACCGGAGATGTTCGTGCGCGATCCTCAAAATGCCTGCATTATTATTTGTATTTCTTAGATAAATATCTTGGACTTTGCTTTATTCGTATTCCTACCTGGCTGCCTTGCAAAGTTCAGTTGTATTTTAACGGTCATAATCTTCTGGCTTATAAACTCCGTAAGAACCGGATCATGTATATTCTTCAGGATAATGTCTTTACCTACCTAAGTGATTTTCAGAAAGCACAAAAACTCAGTGATAAAATCAGTGCAGGTAATTTACACTCCGGGCTGAAAGCATTTATGCGGCGATATCTCCCGGTTTTTGCCGAATATCGCCAGTGGCCGGAGTGGACTTTTACTCAGGCAGAATATGCCACCGATATTGTCTTCAAGGACAAGCATCGAATGAAACATCTTTACGACGAATTAATCCTCAGATGTATTCATTTGGTCAAACCAGGTAACATAGCTACCTTTTTTAACCGGTCGCTTGCTGCTCATTATGAACAGGAAGTCACTACTCATTATAATAAAATGATTCATGGAACTCGCGTTAAGCACGCTATTGGTGCAAATAGTGTTAAAATGTATGATAAAGCTCCAGGAGTTCTCCGCATTGAGACGACGGTGAATAATATCAAAGCATTTAGAATCTATCGCATGGTGAAAACCCGTCAGGGAACAATCACCTGGAAAAAAGCAGAGATGAAAAAGAGTATTTACAGTATCCATCCGCTCAGGAAAGAGTGTACAGCGGTAAACAGCAGATACCTTGATTTTCTTGCCTCCTTCGATGATACCTCAGCCGGGAGAATGAATTTAGAACAACTCAGCAATCCCCTCAAAGATAATGGCCGCTCAGTTAAAGGGATAAACTTCTTTGACAAGCAGGAACAGGATGTGCTTATTGCTGTTCATTGTGGTAGTAATGCCCTCAATGGAATCAGAAACAAAACCTTGCGTGAGAATCTCGGTGATAACTACAGTTCTGCAAAAGTATCACGTATACTAACTCGTCTGAGAAAACACAACCTTATAGAAAAAGTGCCGAATACCCATTGTTACCATATAACAAAACTGGGACTCAGCACGATTCCTTGTGGTCTTTATATACGGGAATTAGAGTTACCGGCTATTCTCAGTAAGGTTGCCTAA
- a CDS encoding tryptophan synthase subunit alpha: MNKMSIYNYLEEKKAKGEKILSVFLTAGYPQKENFIQLALGVLESGADMLELGVPFSDPLADGPVIQASSAQAIKNGVTLNDVFAFCTEIKKRTQKPVVIMSYLNPLFHYGAGRFFEDYKKCNADGLILPDLIPEELPQFDEFGIPAEELAAFAAPTTPQERLQYIDSRRWSFLYYVGMLGTTGQAGAYSDEQIEKVRSVYSQIRNNKMLVGFGISGPEDVKKIREHCDGVIVGSLIIKKLAEHPGKFEPVYSIVSALKNGL; the protein is encoded by the coding sequence TTGAATAAGATGAGTATATATAACTATCTCGAAGAAAAGAAGGCAAAAGGAGAAAAAATCCTTTCAGTTTTTCTCACTGCCGGATACCCGCAAAAGGAGAATTTCATACAACTTGCTCTGGGAGTACTTGAGAGCGGGGCTGATATGCTTGAACTTGGAGTCCCCTTCAGTGATCCGCTGGCGGACGGACCGGTGATTCAGGCCTCATCCGCACAGGCGATAAAAAACGGTGTAACGCTTAATGATGTGTTTGCTTTCTGCACGGAAATTAAAAAGCGCACACAAAAGCCGGTAGTAATCATGTCGTATCTTAATCCCCTGTTCCACTACGGAGCCGGGAGATTTTTTGAAGACTACAAAAAGTGCAATGCCGATGGGCTGATTCTACCAGATCTTATTCCCGAAGAACTCCCGCAGTTTGATGAGTTTGGCATACCCGCGGAGGAACTTGCAGCCTTTGCAGCACCCACTACTCCGCAGGAGAGACTGCAATATATAGATTCACGCAGATGGTCGTTTCTCTACTATGTCGGTATGCTGGGAACCACTGGTCAGGCGGGCGCTTATTCAGATGAGCAGATCGAAAAAGTCAGGTCTGTCTATTCACAGATCCGGAATAATAAAATGCTGGTGGGTTTTGGTATATCAGGACCTGAAGATGTCAAAAAGATACGCGAACACTGCGACGGAGTAATCGTGGGGAGTCTGATCATCAAAAAACTGGCGGAACATCCGGGTAAATTTGAGCCGGTCTATTCAATTGTGTCGGCTTTAAAAAATGGGCTTTAA
- the trpB gene encoding tryptophan synthase subunit beta — MSSISNYNFPDELGHFGKYGGRFIPETLYAPLKELENFYRKIKDTPEFLSELEYYHKEFTGRPTPLTFAENLTKHYGKAGIYFKREDLCHTGAHKINNAIGQMLIAMKMGKKRIIAETGAGQHGTAVATVCAKFGLHCTVYMGEKDIQRQAPNVARMKLLGASVVSVTSGSKTLKDATNEAIRDWVTHADDTHYIIGSAVGPHPYPMMVRDFQSVIGTETKEQLQQMTGKLPDYILACVGGGSNAIGIFYPFIKDESVRMIGVEAAGEGTETKKHAATIGKGSDGIFHGMRTYLIQDDKGQVVEPHSVSAGLDYPGVGPEHSYLYDIKRVQYVSVTDKEALASVKTISRTEGIIPALETAHALAYLEKFMAETKTGEIVVVNMSGRGDKDLSTIMNQLHIE, encoded by the coding sequence ATGTCCAGCATAAGTAATTATAACTTTCCGGATGAACTCGGGCATTTCGGAAAGTATGGCGGCAGATTCATCCCCGAAACACTTTATGCACCGCTGAAAGAACTTGAAAACTTTTATCGGAAGATAAAGGATACACCGGAATTCCTTTCGGAACTGGAGTATTACCACAAAGAATTCACCGGAAGGCCTACACCGTTGACCTTTGCTGAAAATCTGACAAAGCACTATGGCAAAGCCGGTATATATTTCAAGCGGGAGGATCTCTGCCACACCGGCGCGCATAAAATTAATAATGCAATCGGGCAGATGCTGATTGCCATGAAAATGGGAAAGAAACGGATAATAGCAGAGACCGGAGCCGGACAACACGGCACCGCTGTTGCAACCGTCTGCGCAAAATTCGGACTGCACTGTACGGTGTATATGGGGGAAAAGGATATACAGCGTCAGGCACCTAATGTGGCAAGAATGAAACTGCTTGGTGCTTCAGTGGTTTCAGTTACCTCCGGAAGCAAAACGCTGAAGGATGCAACAAATGAAGCCATCCGCGACTGGGTCACTCACGCCGATGATACTCATTATATCATTGGCTCAGCAGTAGGGCCGCATCCCTATCCGATGATGGTGAGGGACTTCCAGTCGGTCATCGGCACCGAAACAAAAGAGCAGCTTCAGCAGATGACAGGAAAACTGCCCGATTATATACTCGCCTGCGTAGGGGGCGGAAGCAATGCAATCGGGATTTTTTATCCGTTTATAAAAGATGAATCTGTCCGCATGATTGGCGTCGAAGCGGCCGGAGAAGGCACCGAAACAAAGAAACACGCCGCAACCATCGGCAAAGGGAGCGACGGCATCTTTCACGGTATGAGAACCTATCTGATTCAGGATGACAAGGGGCAGGTTGTGGAACCCCATTCCGTTTCGGCAGGGCTTGACTATCCCGGTGTGGGGCCGGAGCATTCCTATCTGTATGATATCAAAAGAGTGCAATATGTCAGCGTCACCGATAAGGAGGCATTAGCCTCAGTGAAAACCATCAGCCGGACAGAAGGAATAATTCCGGCTCTTGAGACCGCCCATGCTCTTGCATATTTAGAGAAATTTATGGCTGAAACAAAAACAGGTGAAATAGTTGTGGTAAATATGTCCGGCCGCGGCGACAAAGATCTCTCAACCATCATGAACCAGCTTCACATTGAATAA